A window of Cytobacillus sp. FSL H8-0458 genomic DNA:
ATAATCGATTAATAAAATTTATCGTTACAAAGCAACGGCCATTTTATCGGCCATGGCAAAATAAGTCTTGCTTTAAAAAAACAGGGCTTATTTTTCAACTCAAGCTATTTTACAACCAATGGCTTATTAAATTGCAGGTGAACAATTTTGGAACATTTATTTGGACATGACTGGGAGATTGTTCCCGCCGGAGGGGCGACAGGGGAAGCTTTTTATGCAAAGAACGATGAGCAGAGGCTTTTTCTAAAAAGAAACTCTTCTCCTTTCCTGGCGGTTCTATCTGCGGAAGGAATCGTCCCGAAACTTATCTGGACAAAAAGAATGGAAAATGGGGACGTTATAACTGCCCAGCAATGGCTTAATGGACGAGAGCTGAAAGCTTCTGACATGAACCGGGAAAGCGTCGCAAAGCTTTTGAGAAAGATCCACTCTTCAAAGCCGCTGCTTGGTATGCTGACAAGAATGGGGAAATCGCCGCTGCAGCCTGAAACTCTTCTGCATTTGATAGAGGAAGAGCTGGATTGTGATCTGAAGGAGCAGACTGCTGTTATTCAGTCAGTCGATTTCCTGAAAAAAGAAGTTTCGCATATCCGCTGTGAAGAAAATACGGTGTGCCACTGCGATGTGAATCATAACAACTGGCTGCTTGCGGAAAACAACCAGCTGTACTTGATTGATTGGGATGGAGCCATGATAGCAGATCCCGCAATTGATCTGGGCATGCTGCTTTACTGGTATATTCCTAAAGAGGAATGGTCCAATTGGCTTGAGCGGTATGGCATTCAATTATCAGATGATTTGCTGCTCCGCATGAAATGGTATGTGATCGCACAGACTTTGACATCTATCCAATGGCATAAAAATAAATTCAGATTCCAGGAAATGGATAAGTGGCTTTCTTACCTGGATGAGCTTCTTTGAGATTTACGAAAATTGATCAATATCCTGTACCCATTGTGATAAATCATTCTGATGGGATTCAATGTGGGTATCCAATCGGGAAGAATTGATTCCGTGCTGACTGTATTCATAAATTTCTTCTAATACTGTTTTTACGTTTTGATTAATGTTTCCGTTTATCATTAATGATTTTACCAGGCGTTCCAATTGTTCACATTCTGAAATAGAGCCACAGCAATCTGTCTGATGATTGCTTAAAATATCTTTTAATAAATTTAATTGATCCTGGGGTCCAAGCGGCATGAATAACACCCTTTCTATTGAATCTGAAAATAAAAGCAAAAGGAATTCACTTTTAGGTTGTGGATTCCTTTTTTATTTATTCATGTGCGGATGTCATTTAAGTGTTTGAATGCCATTGGATTAATTGCAAGCAAGGGATGAACTATTTAACAGATCTCCATAAAAAATAAAGTTGCATCACCGGGATGGGCATGATATTGTTTGAACGATATTAATTTTTAGGAGTGTCAATATGCGACAGCGAAATAAACCTTGGGCAAAAGATAAATTAGCCGAATATCCTCAATATGTAATTTCAGAACCAGAAAAACATAAAGGCAAGTGGAATGAAGCATTCGATAAAGATCAGCCCCTTCATATAGAAATTGGGACAGGCAAAGGCCGCTTCCTAACTGGTATGGCAAAAGCAAACCCGGATATCAACTATATTGGAATCGAGCTGGCTGAAAGCGTAATTGTCACCGCCTTGGATCGTATCATTGAGGAGAAGCTTCCAAATATAAAGCTTTTGAATGTGAACGCAAATGATCTTCGGGATTACTTTGAAAAGGGAGAAGTCAATCGTGTCTACCTCAATTTTTCAGATCCTTGGCCGAAGAAGCGTCATGCAAAACGCAGGCTGACTTTTAGAAGCTTCCTGGAGATTTATGAAGATATTCTTGTGGATAAAGGGGAAATCCACTTTAAGACAGATAACCAGGGATTGTTTGAATCTTCTCTTATGAGTTTTTCCGATTATGGCATGCTGCTGACATTTGTCAGCCTCGACCTTCACAATAGTGATTATGAAGGAAACATCATGACCGAATATGAAGAAAAGTTTTCATCAAGGGGCAGCCGTATATTCCGGTGTGAAGTGCAATACAGATAATTCAGTCTATCCATATGGATAGGCTTTTTATTATTTGTATTGCACATGAATAGTTTAAATATTTCTACAAGTAAGCGCTTAAATGTTATGATGAGGTAAATGGAAAGCGAGCGCTTGCTCAGAAATATTAAATGGAGGAGATAATTATGGAAACATTGAAGTTAAAGAACATAAAGCTGTCCTGGCTTCGCGGCGGTGTCACATATCTTGACGGCGGAGCCATGTTTGGAGTAGTTCCGAAGCCTTTGTGGTCAAAAAGATATCCATGCAATGAAAATAATCAGATCGAACTGAGAACAGATCCTATTCTTATTCAATTTGATGGTAAGAATATCTTAGTCGAATCGGGTCTGGGGAACGGGAAACTGAATGAAAAGCAGAAGAGGAATTTCGGAGCGCTTGAAGAGTCTTTTGTTGAGCAGGATTTAGCCAAGCACGGTTTGTCCCCCCGGAATATCGATTATATCCTTATGACGCATCTTCATTTTGATCATGCCTGCGGACTGACAACACCGGAAGAAGGAAAGTTCTCTTCTGTATATCCTAACGCCAGAATCATCACATCACGGGTGGAATGGGAAGAAATGAGAAATCCTAACATCCGCTCAAGAAATACATATTGGAAAGAAAACTGGGAGTCCATTCAGGATCAGGTGGAAGTTTTTGATGGGGAGTGGACGCTCGGCCCTATTAAAATGGTTCATACAGGCGGCCATAGTGATGGACATTCCATCCTTGTTATAGAAGATGAAGACGATACGGTCATTCATATGGCTGATATCATGCCAACGCATGCTCATGCAAATGTTTTATGGGTCCTCGCTTACGATGACTACCCGATGGATTCCATCAGCGCCAAGGAAAAATGGATGGAATACGGCATGAAGAAAAATGCATGGTTCACTTTTTACCACGATGCTTTTTACAGGGCAGTCAAGTGGGATGAAGCAGGAAATGTGCTTGAGAAAGTAGAAAAGAATAAAAACTAAAAAATCCCCATCCGGGGATTTTTTAATACAATTCAGCTGCTGATGGTCAATGAAGTGGGAATACGTCCAAAATGGTTCCAGTCTCTGCATCGGCAATGAACTCATACTGCTCGGCTTCTTCACCGGAAAATCTTGAAATGCCGCCCTTATAAACCTGATATTTTAAATGGCCCTTTTCATAAGGTTCAGCTTTCATCTGAATCCATGATCCGCTTATCGGACCTTCCTGTTTAAATGCATCCTTTGCATTAGCTAAAGCTCTTTCCGGAGAAACAGCAGTTTTCTGCGAAAGCAATTCCCTTGCTGCGTATCCGCTTGCCAAACCAACTCCTACACCTAACATAAAAGATTTCCAATTCATAATTGCACCTCCCCAGGCTGATGATATAAGCAATTCATTATTAAAATTTTCTGTTTTCCAAATCTATCTTACCAAAAATAGGCTGGAACTAAAATAAATATTGCATTTCGTCAGTCGAAATTTCCTGTCTGAAATGGTGGAAAGACGTATGAAAGTTCTGTAAAATGAGATTATCGCAGTCTAACGGGCAGTAAGATCTCCCGCTTCAAAACTCAGATGAATAAAGGAGGATAAGTGAGGGTCAAACTGCCCGTAAAGGCCCGATTGGTTCAACTAACAATCAGCAGGGAGAAGAGCACTCCCTACTGATTGAAGTTTCACTTTATACATATCAGCATTGACAATTTATTGATTATAAAAAGGAGAAGAATAGATGAACGAAAATACTTTGCAGCTTTTTAAAACATTGACAGAGTTGCCGGGGGCACCTGGAAACGAGCATTTAGTCCGGAAATTCATGCGCGAACAAATCAGCCAATATACAGATGAAGTTGTCCAGGATAAGCTGGGAGGCATCTTCGGAGTTAAAAGAGGCGATGAAAGCGGCCCGACTGTAATGGTAGCAGGACATATAGATGAAGTGGGATTCATGGTCACCAGCATTACAGATAATGGCATGATCCGTTTTCAGACACTTGGAGGCTGGTGGAGCCAGGTTTTACTGGCACAAAGAGTACAAATTATTACAGATCATGGACCTGTGACAGGAGTTATCGGTTCCATTCCTCCGCATCTTTTAGACGAAGCCAAGCGCTCAAAGCCAATGGAAATTAAGAATATGCTGATTGACATTGGGGCGGATGACCGTGAAGATGCCAAAAGAATAGGCATTAAGC
This region includes:
- a CDS encoding PepSY domain-containing protein codes for the protein MNWKSFMLGVGVGLASGYAARELLSQKTAVSPERALANAKDAFKQEGPISGSWIQMKAEPYEKGHLKYQVYKGGISRFSGEEAEQYEFIADAETGTILDVFPLH
- a CDS encoding phosphotransferase family protein, coding for MEHLFGHDWEIVPAGGATGEAFYAKNDEQRLFLKRNSSPFLAVLSAEGIVPKLIWTKRMENGDVITAQQWLNGRELKASDMNRESVAKLLRKIHSSKPLLGMLTRMGKSPLQPETLLHLIEEELDCDLKEQTAVIQSVDFLKKEVSHIRCEENTVCHCDVNHNNWLLAENNQLYLIDWDGAMIADPAIDLGMLLYWYIPKEEWSNWLERYGIQLSDDLLLRMKWYVIAQTLTSIQWHKNKFRFQEMDKWLSYLDELL
- the trmB gene encoding tRNA (guanosine(46)-N7)-methyltransferase TrmB; translated protein: MRQRNKPWAKDKLAEYPQYVISEPEKHKGKWNEAFDKDQPLHIEIGTGKGRFLTGMAKANPDINYIGIELAESVIVTALDRIIEEKLPNIKLLNVNANDLRDYFEKGEVNRVYLNFSDPWPKKRHAKRRLTFRSFLEIYEDILVDKGEIHFKTDNQGLFESSLMSFSDYGMLLTFVSLDLHNSDYEGNIMTEYEEKFSSRGSRIFRCEVQYR
- a CDS encoding YtzH-like family protein, with amino-acid sequence MPLGPQDQLNLLKDILSNHQTDCCGSISECEQLERLVKSLMINGNINQNVKTVLEEIYEYSQHGINSSRLDTHIESHQNDLSQWVQDIDQFS
- a CDS encoding YtnP family quorum-quenching lactonase; this translates as METLKLKNIKLSWLRGGVTYLDGGAMFGVVPKPLWSKRYPCNENNQIELRTDPILIQFDGKNILVESGLGNGKLNEKQKRNFGALEESFVEQDLAKHGLSPRNIDYILMTHLHFDHACGLTTPEEGKFSSVYPNARIITSRVEWEEMRNPNIRSRNTYWKENWESIQDQVEVFDGEWTLGPIKMVHTGGHSDGHSILVIEDEDDTVIHMADIMPTHAHANVLWVLAYDDYPMDSISAKEKWMEYGMKKNAWFTFYHDAFYRAVKWDEAGNVLEKVEKNKN